A portion of the Acidisarcina polymorpha genome contains these proteins:
- a CDS encoding alpha/beta fold hydrolase produces the protein MIAEKSKESSQLNVPLKALLFFTDTPEGRQAGIDFVKRINNHTVDPEYPASQETVQAQAKAYSTWGLTPADYTQLEAIKQPVLIVNGNQDLIAPTVNSYVLYQHIPEAQLSLYTDPGHGSLFQHSMSCTR, from the coding sequence ATGATCGCAGAGAAATCGAAAGAGAGCTCCCAGCTGAATGTGCCTCTGAAAGCCCTCTTGTTCTTCACCGATACTCCTGAAGGGCGTCAGGCAGGTATTGATTTTGTGAAGCGAATCAACAATCACACTGTCGATCCCGAGTATCCTGCATCGCAGGAAACGGTTCAGGCGCAGGCAAAGGCTTATAGCACCTGGGGGCTCACACCTGCGGATTACACACAGTTGGAAGCCATCAAGCAGCCCGTTCTCATTGTCAACGGCAATCAAGACTTGATCGCCCCTACCGTAAATTCGTATGTCCTTTATCAGCACATCCCTGAGGCGCAACTCAGCCTTTATACCGACCCCGGTCACGGCTCATTGTTCCAGCACTCCATGTCCTGCACGCGCTAA
- a CDS encoding helix-turn-helix transcriptional regulator yields the protein MRRATEFLDAHLDAHIDLQQVAETCEFSLSHFARAFRQTFGKPPYRWLIERRIDKAQDLIAKSRLPIADIAIQCGFTDQSGLNRSFKRIHGVTPGTWWRTTTKRK from the coding sequence GTGAGAAGAGCAACTGAGTTTCTCGATGCTCATCTAGACGCACACATTGACCTGCAGCAGGTGGCGGAAACTTGCGAATTTTCACTGAGTCATTTCGCCCGGGCCTTCAGGCAAACGTTCGGAAAGCCACCCTATCGGTGGTTGATCGAACGTCGGATTGATAAAGCTCAAGATCTGATTGCGAAATCCCGCCTGCCCATCGCGGATATCGCTATTCAATGCGGGTTTACGGATCAATCAGGGCTCAACCGCTCCTTCAAACGCATCCATGGGGTGACTCCAGGAACGTGGTGGCGGACGACCACTAAGAGGAAATAG
- a CDS encoding ester cyclase, which translates to MSKPNLVELWEGHCRCEFETRDANATMATMVPEPYVNHIPTMTGGVGHEELKRFYADHFIPVNPPDFGLLPISRTVGEDTIVDEFICQFTHTTEIDWLLPGVPPTGRAVEIPMVAIVKFVGDKVAHEHIYWDQASVLTQIGLLDPTGLPVAGVETSHKVADKSLPSNTLMKRWQESTVPV; encoded by the coding sequence ATGTCAAAGCCGAATCTAGTTGAACTTTGGGAAGGTCACTGCCGCTGCGAATTTGAGACTCGAGATGCGAATGCCACCATGGCCACGATGGTGCCAGAACCCTATGTGAACCACATTCCCACTATGACCGGTGGAGTGGGACACGAAGAGCTTAAGCGCTTCTACGCCGACCACTTTATTCCGGTCAACCCGCCCGACTTTGGTCTCCTACCGATTAGCCGTACTGTTGGAGAAGACACAATCGTTGATGAATTCATCTGTCAATTTACCCACACCACTGAGATCGATTGGTTGCTGCCAGGAGTTCCACCGACCGGTCGCGCCGTCGAAATCCCGATGGTTGCAATAGTTAAGTTCGTCGGCGACAAAGTTGCGCATGAGCACATCTATTGGGATCAGGCTTCGGTCTTGACTCAGATAGGCCTGCTCGATCCAACGGGTTTACCAGTGGCAGGAGTAGAGACTTCGCACAAAGTGGCAGATAAGTCTCTGCCAAGCAATACCCTTATGAAGCGCTGGCAGGAAAGTACCGTTCCGGTCTGA
- a CDS encoding LacI family DNA-binding transcriptional regulator, whose amino-acid sequence MAPFRKVSRTTMRDVGRLAGVSVATVSAVVNGKTIVSEELTVRVRRAIRMLNYKPDMLARSLRIQKSHALGMVMPQIASPFYAEVLRGVEDEARKNEYSILIADSRGDEEEEEKQLTTLISRRVDGIIIAPANLQSLAYERLDPNLSIVLFDRFPAGYLGTVVMVDNVDASRRGTLCLIEAGHKRIAMIAGIPGVLTTEERAKGVRDALAEFGLPLPAEYVRTGSFNLQGGYKAAIGLMQLPTPPTAIFSHNHEMTLGLMRALKELDLRCPAQVSVIGFDDFVVGADGFSWATLFSPQISCIAQPSYRIGRESAAALIRKMTRKPNEDSPPETILRLEAELRVRESIGPPASAGL is encoded by the coding sequence ATGGCGCCTTTCCGAAAAGTAAGCCGAACAACGATGCGGGATGTGGGGCGACTGGCCGGAGTTTCTGTTGCCACGGTCTCTGCCGTGGTCAATGGTAAGACGATTGTCAGTGAGGAACTGACGGTCCGTGTCAGGCGTGCCATCCGCATGCTGAACTACAAGCCCGACATGCTTGCGCGCAGTCTTCGCATCCAGAAGTCGCACGCACTCGGCATGGTAATGCCCCAGATTGCGAGTCCCTTTTATGCTGAAGTGCTTCGCGGAGTTGAAGATGAAGCCAGGAAAAACGAGTATTCCATACTCATTGCGGATTCGCGAGGAGATGAAGAGGAAGAGGAAAAGCAACTTACTACTCTCATCTCGCGCCGCGTTGACGGAATCATCATAGCGCCAGCAAATCTTCAGTCTCTCGCTTATGAGCGACTCGACCCTAATTTATCCATCGTGTTGTTCGACCGATTTCCCGCGGGGTACCTGGGCACAGTTGTCATGGTCGACAACGTTGACGCCAGCCGCCGGGGAACACTGTGCTTAATTGAGGCGGGGCATAAGCGTATCGCCATGATCGCCGGAATTCCGGGAGTCCTCACTACCGAAGAGCGGGCGAAAGGGGTTCGTGATGCTCTCGCCGAGTTCGGTCTCCCATTGCCTGCAGAGTACGTCAGGACGGGCAGCTTCAACCTGCAGGGAGGGTACAAAGCTGCTATCGGCCTGATGCAGCTCCCGACTCCCCCTACTGCCATTTTTTCTCACAACCATGAAATGACCCTGGGGCTGATGCGTGCGCTCAAGGAACTGGACCTGCGGTGTCCAGCCCAGGTTAGCGTGATCGGATTCGACGATTTCGTGGTCGGAGCCGACGGGTTCAGCTGGGCAACACTCTTCTCCCCGCAGATCAGTTGCATTGCTCAGCCTAGTTACCGCATCGGAAGAGAATCCGCGGCTGCTTTGATCCGCAAGATGACGAGGAAGCCGAACGAAGATAGCCCTCCTGAAACGATTCTTAGGCTTGAAGCAGAACTTCGCGTCCGCGAGTCTATCGGGCCGCCGGCATCTGCCGGTTTGTAG
- a CDS encoding carboxypeptidase regulatory-like domain-containing protein produces the protein MCRRVFLNFFMLLLSIGLTHYCLGQGGRGTINGTVVDQSGASVPGAHIVIRNLDTGQIREVIAGDNGQYNAPYLPIGRFSISADHPGFAATTQDGMTLTADQVATVNLSLSVGQTEEKVEVTANQLQINTTSATLSQVIDSTQINELPLNGRNPATLAFLVPGGTNGAGSGAIQIAGQGAGFPNETGASINGSRMGGIYYTLDGVYNMDSYLQTANPFPNPDATQEFRVLTNNFGAQYGFASNAVVSVVTKSGTNQWHGGVFEFARNDFFDAKDYFSGVKDGLTRNQFGGSLGGPIKKDKDFIFGNYQQTRESQVNNSSSSYVPNAKMLTGDFSDLLSGPSPVQLHDPQGNPYVNNQIPTGLFSNTALNIEKHISQTTNPTGLVYIAGLPTTDTYNEFTIRNDWSPNIRNHVTGRVFYDKYDQPAASGDNFLATSDGWPAENTNYVGTWTFIATPKLVNNFSFGYDRLNSSANSGINQSWSQLGANIQTADPNATIFVNWGGTGFSWFEQNIKQNRHDFDIADSLSITAGRHDIVAGVDVLNSYSLEQASWLADPLVLVNGSVTGSFFSDFLLGELNTFEQGGGEYNVVHSTEPDAFVQDTIHLKPNLTLSLGVRYEPWAAPKTDPDGRIVDFVAGQQSTVFPNAPAGMLFIGDKGIPDGGYSSEYANFSPRIGIAWQPPLLKNTSVRAAFGRFHVPYALTYYNHIGDNAPFSPTYNLTQSSVAPGTNLLLDDPYKNYTPTGGVSPFPPFSKSGFNPPSNVAFVTPVNVQAAFNPKFRLPWQQSWNLSIEHQFPAGILGTVAYVGSQAYHLAVPNDQNPGIYADGGARTTLPEFSSIELYESRGVSSYHALQISAQKNFAHNFQFISNYTWSKTLDEGSQSDLSSGQGQSDPFNLSHDYGISKLNVPFIWSNTLVAETPSFKGKNALIRYGLGSWELSGVGTVTAGSPFSVAGGNGSNNSKSQQNSDRADVTGQPFEVKQGSKSHWLQQYFNPAAFAINAPGTFGTSGRNLLRAPRRDNIDMMLAKNFRFGEVDNLQFRWEMFNATNTPAFGAPTADPSSSAEGQIVSTINSARIMQFGAKFNF, from the coding sequence ATGTGCAGACGCGTATTTCTTAATTTTTTCATGCTCTTATTGAGCATCGGATTGACTCATTACTGCCTCGGACAAGGTGGTCGCGGAACAATCAACGGGACAGTCGTGGATCAATCCGGCGCAAGTGTTCCTGGGGCTCATATTGTCATTCGAAATCTCGATACCGGTCAGATCCGAGAGGTGATCGCTGGCGACAATGGGCAGTACAACGCGCCGTATCTTCCAATTGGCCGGTTCTCCATTTCTGCGGATCATCCCGGCTTTGCTGCGACCACCCAGGATGGCATGACTCTCACTGCTGATCAGGTCGCGACTGTGAACCTCTCACTCTCCGTCGGCCAGACTGAGGAAAAGGTCGAGGTCACGGCAAATCAGTTGCAGATCAACACCACGAGCGCGACCTTGAGCCAGGTCATCGACTCCACTCAGATTAATGAACTTCCCCTCAACGGCCGAAACCCCGCGACGTTGGCCTTCCTCGTCCCCGGTGGCACGAATGGAGCGGGGAGTGGCGCCATTCAAATCGCTGGTCAGGGAGCAGGATTCCCCAACGAGACGGGAGCGTCGATTAACGGCAGCCGAATGGGCGGGATTTACTATACCCTCGATGGCGTCTACAACATGGACAGCTATCTCCAGACGGCCAACCCATTCCCGAATCCCGATGCTACCCAGGAGTTCCGGGTCCTCACCAACAATTTCGGCGCGCAGTACGGTTTCGCTTCCAACGCCGTCGTCAGCGTAGTGACCAAATCCGGGACCAACCAATGGCACGGCGGGGTCTTCGAATTCGCGCGGAACGACTTCTTCGACGCCAAGGACTACTTCTCCGGCGTCAAGGACGGCCTCACCAGGAACCAGTTCGGCGGTTCGCTCGGGGGCCCCATCAAGAAAGACAAGGACTTCATCTTCGGCAATTACCAACAAACGCGGGAGAGCCAGGTCAATAACAGCTCCTCCTCATATGTTCCAAACGCAAAGATGCTTACTGGAGACTTCAGCGACCTTCTCTCCGGCCCGAGCCCGGTCCAACTGCATGATCCCCAGGGAAATCCCTACGTCAACAACCAGATTCCGACCGGCCTGTTCAGCAATACCGCTTTGAATATCGAAAAGCACATTTCGCAAACCACCAACCCGACCGGGTTGGTGTACATCGCCGGGCTTCCGACGACGGATACCTACAACGAGTTCACGATTCGCAACGACTGGAGCCCGAATATCCGTAACCATGTGACCGGCCGGGTGTTCTACGACAAGTACGACCAGCCCGCAGCATCCGGGGACAATTTCCTCGCGACCAGCGACGGCTGGCCGGCGGAAAACACGAACTACGTCGGGACGTGGACTTTCATCGCGACGCCGAAGCTGGTGAACAACTTCAGCTTCGGGTATGACCGGCTGAACAGTTCCGCCAACAGCGGCATCAATCAGAGCTGGAGCCAACTGGGCGCCAACATCCAGACGGCCGATCCGAACGCGACGATCTTCGTCAATTGGGGGGGCACCGGTTTCAGCTGGTTCGAACAAAACATCAAGCAGAACCGGCACGATTTCGACATCGCCGACAGCCTCTCAATCACCGCGGGCAGGCATGACATCGTTGCCGGCGTCGATGTGCTCAACAGCTACTCGCTCGAACAAGCCTCATGGCTGGCGGATCCATTGGTGTTGGTCAATGGCTCGGTCACGGGCAGCTTCTTCTCCGACTTTCTGCTGGGCGAGCTGAATACGTTCGAGCAGGGCGGTGGCGAGTACAACGTCGTTCACAGCACCGAGCCCGACGCATTTGTCCAGGATACGATCCACCTCAAGCCCAATTTGACTCTCTCCCTCGGGGTCCGCTACGAGCCGTGGGCCGCTCCGAAGACCGATCCGGACGGTCGTATCGTGGACTTTGTGGCGGGTCAGCAGAGCACCGTATTTCCGAATGCTCCCGCGGGCATGCTCTTCATCGGCGACAAAGGCATTCCCGATGGCGGCTACAGCAGCGAGTATGCCAACTTCAGCCCGCGAATCGGCATAGCCTGGCAGCCGCCGTTGCTGAAGAACACGTCGGTGCGGGCCGCCTTCGGCCGCTTCCATGTTCCGTATGCGCTCACCTACTACAACCATATCGGCGACAACGCTCCGTTTAGCCCGACGTACAATCTGACGCAATCTTCCGTGGCGCCCGGCACCAACCTGCTTCTGGATGACCCGTACAAGAACTACACGCCGACGGGCGGCGTATCGCCCTTTCCGCCATTCTCGAAGTCGGGCTTCAACCCTCCTTCCAACGTGGCGTTTGTGACTCCGGTGAATGTGCAGGCGGCTTTCAATCCCAAATTCCGGCTACCCTGGCAACAGAGTTGGAACCTCTCGATCGAGCATCAGTTTCCCGCGGGCATTCTCGGGACGGTTGCTTATGTGGGCAGTCAGGCCTATCACCTGGCGGTGCCCAACGATCAGAATCCCGGCATCTACGCGGACGGTGGGGCGCGAACGACCTTACCCGAGTTCAGTTCGATCGAGCTCTACGAGTCGCGCGGCGTCTCGAGCTATCACGCGCTTCAAATCAGCGCTCAAAAGAACTTTGCTCATAATTTCCAGTTCATCTCCAATTACACCTGGTCGAAGACTTTGGATGAAGGGTCTCAGAGCGACCTCTCGAGCGGTCAGGGGCAGAGCGACCCGTTCAACTTGAGTCATGACTACGGGATCTCCAAGCTCAATGTGCCTTTCATCTGGTCCAACACACTGGTGGCGGAAACCCCCTCTTTCAAGGGGAAGAATGCATTGATTCGTTACGGGCTGGGCTCGTGGGAGCTCTCGGGAGTGGGGACGGTAACCGCTGGCTCGCCGTTCAGCGTCGCCGGCGGGAACGGAAGTAATAATTCCAAGTCGCAGCAGAACTCCGACCGCGCCGATGTGACCGGACAGCCCTTCGAGGTGAAGCAAGGATCGAAGTCTCATTGGCTGCAGCAGTACTTCAATCCGGCGGCCTTCGCGATCAACGCCCCAGGTACCTTTGGCACGTCAGGCCGGAATCTTCTTCGGGCTCCGCGGCGGGACAACATCGACATGATGCTGGCGAAGAACTTCCGGTTCGGCGAAGTGGATAATCTCCAATTCCGCTGGGAGATGTTCAACGCGACGAATACTCCGGCGTTCGGCGCTCCCACGGCCGACCCCTCAAGCTCCGCCGAGGGCCAGATTGTCAGCACCATCAATTCGGCGCGCATTATGCAATTTGGCGCCAAATTCAACTTTTAA
- a CDS encoding tetratricopeptide repeat protein — MLSLPVSVALSASHWATSSQARRPASGHPAAQTKSGVSPEKIPVYRNTSADVRYVGSAACKSCHRSEYEHYLQTPHGQAATLPEGRPELRNLPAAGDTICPDGGVHCFRVFPDKGGYFMSQFDRGANGTELHVEVEKIAFALGKPLMATGYLIQRGSYLFEAPLTFYSAPGPEHTNGWALSPGYDKDSLGFTRPVVDSCITCHVGRPRPTDAASNLYKSPPFEELSIGCESCHGPGGLHVEERQERRSGPAAIDTSIVNPRHLTTQLADETCMYCHELGEARVPQPGKSFQDYRPGVPLLRTEAIFKSKLLFGWNLEEWSDEMAASACYRFSKGAMRCSTCHDAHFTPSAQEAPSFYRAKCLTCHQSSSCTLPFSERQHTQPVDNCITCHMPKHVAPKLVKVGGEGTSHRITKTEDEPIPQVDAPQTSPSAASGMILIDSDGADAQKRLSPIVLLKAYQGVLAHDDKNDLAERYESLLQTMSSDKDDASVFSALASSELAKHTDEGNRMAIHDLSEAIRLHSDSPRDYMLLSELDYRASDLNSAITTLTTALAQFPYVPTPYENLAVCYLRSGQSSKASEIIHRGLEIFPSDRNLLLLDQRIHP; from the coding sequence ATGCTGTCTCTGCCAGTGTCGGTTGCGCTTTCCGCTTCCCATTGGGCGACAAGCTCACAGGCCCGGCGACCAGCCAGCGGACATCCGGCGGCTCAAACGAAGTCTGGCGTCAGTCCCGAGAAGATCCCGGTCTATCGCAATACATCAGCGGACGTAAGGTATGTCGGCTCGGCGGCGTGCAAGAGCTGTCATCGATCCGAGTATGAACATTACCTGCAAACTCCGCACGGACAGGCAGCCACACTGCCTGAAGGCCGCCCTGAACTGAGGAACCTTCCGGCCGCGGGCGACACCATCTGCCCCGACGGCGGCGTGCATTGCTTCCGCGTCTTTCCTGACAAAGGAGGCTACTTCATGAGCCAGTTCGACCGTGGGGCGAACGGGACAGAGTTACACGTCGAGGTTGAAAAGATAGCATTTGCTCTTGGAAAGCCGCTGATGGCGACCGGATATTTGATTCAGCGGGGGAGTTATCTCTTTGAAGCTCCACTTACCTTCTACTCGGCGCCAGGCCCGGAACATACGAACGGGTGGGCTTTGTCTCCGGGTTACGACAAGGACTCGCTCGGCTTTACCCGTCCGGTCGTGGACTCCTGTATCACTTGTCATGTCGGCCGGCCTCGTCCTACCGATGCTGCCAGCAACCTCTACAAGTCGCCGCCATTCGAGGAGCTATCCATCGGTTGTGAGAGCTGTCACGGTCCGGGGGGCCTTCATGTCGAGGAGCGTCAAGAGCGGAGATCCGGCCCAGCAGCGATCGATACGTCCATCGTCAATCCCCGACACCTCACGACGCAGCTTGCCGACGAGACGTGCATGTATTGCCATGAACTGGGTGAAGCTCGGGTGCCTCAGCCGGGAAAGAGTTTTCAGGATTACCGCCCCGGCGTGCCGCTTCTGCGTACTGAAGCCATCTTCAAATCGAAGCTCCTGTTTGGCTGGAACTTAGAGGAATGGTCGGACGAGATGGCGGCCAGCGCGTGTTACCGGTTCAGCAAAGGAGCGATGCGCTGCTCCACCTGCCACGACGCGCACTTTACTCCCTCCGCCCAGGAGGCGCCGTCCTTCTATCGCGCGAAATGCCTCACCTGCCATCAATCCTCAAGCTGCACGCTGCCCTTCTCTGAGCGGCAGCACACGCAGCCGGTCGATAACTGCATCACCTGTCACATGCCCAAGCATGTAGCTCCCAAGCTGGTAAAAGTTGGTGGCGAGGGCACATCGCATCGAATTACTAAAACCGAAGATGAGCCGATTCCGCAGGTCGACGCTCCACAGACATCTCCAAGCGCGGCCTCGGGGATGATCCTCATCGATAGCGATGGCGCCGACGCGCAGAAGCGCCTCAGTCCGATCGTTTTGCTGAAAGCCTACCAGGGAGTCCTGGCCCACGACGACAAGAATGACCTGGCTGAACGTTACGAATCGCTCCTTCAAACTATGTCGAGCGACAAGGACGACGCATCGGTATTCAGCGCACTGGCGAGCTCTGAGTTGGCGAAGCACACGGACGAAGGCAATCGCATGGCGATCCACGATCTGTCGGAGGCGATCCGCCTGCATTCCGATTCTCCCCGGGATTACATGCTGCTCTCGGAGCTGGACTATCGTGCAAGTGACCTTAACTCGGCGATCACGACGCTCACCACAGCTCTCGCACAATTCCCCTATGTTCCCACACCCTATGAAAATCTTGCGGTTTGCTATCTGCGCTCGGGGCAGTCGTCGAAAGCCTCCGAGATCATTCATCGCGGGCTGGAAATCTTTCCATCCGATAGAAACCTTCTTCTTCTAGATCAACGAATACATCCTTAG
- a CDS encoding beta-galactosidase yields the protein MTYFRRIQGRIACKLFLHLATMSLTLISSAETQQSVAHAKWPGPGQLFVGACYQPVDRSPEEIDQDIALMKGAGFNVVRMGDLSWDSFEPAEGQFNFEWFDRIIDKMQAAGIHVILDIPGPPAPIWLHRAYPGVDIVNQSGDRVPPAERYMDDISDPDYRREVAILGEAMMKRYARHPALIAVGYDNEIGNGYMSYSPADRLRFIGWLKNKYGSIDALNKAWATQRWSRRLASFDDVDLPLADGPGPSERFLDLHRFWSDTTVSLLAGLDQERRRIAPDLPAISNLWDNAPRRGFDYLSTYKSYVSYGAEGFYPGDPVSGAFGATMVKGDLPTPIWFNEFTAGGGGFYGTPGRSRMYAYLGLLLGSQATLAWTFNSHLGGEEQALFGLIDHDNTPSWKLDEFAHIASDFKRLQTLGFPRYPRPEVAIAYSFASFVDSHPNGPSNTTLQYFKYPYTDQVQGAFAPLFRDNMDVSIINVGHADLTPYKLVVVPADFVMDEASATALREYVRAGGAVLMTAFSAKVDEHGQWFNTPLPGRLSDVFGIKVNAFYETPKPLSYELDGKSYQTDVRFYEVPEPSTATTLARFKDLPADVPAITINQFGKGKALYIAMPASDKVMQPILNQLIATLSLHRGPETPEGVYARSVQGRTLYVNSTASSQSIPLPGLFHATLSDRDMHDTLQLKSFEVELVQTKNNDALMQAKPNAGQTKIGE from the coding sequence ATGACTTATTTCCGCAGAATCCAAGGGCGAATAGCCTGCAAGCTCTTCCTTCATCTCGCCACGATGTCGCTTACTTTGATCTCAAGCGCGGAGACGCAGCAGAGTGTGGCCCACGCCAAATGGCCTGGTCCGGGACAGCTCTTCGTTGGAGCCTGCTACCAGCCCGTCGACCGTTCACCTGAAGAGATCGATCAGGATATCGCCTTGATGAAAGGCGCCGGCTTCAACGTAGTCCGCATGGGCGATCTTTCATGGGATTCTTTTGAGCCGGCGGAGGGTCAGTTCAACTTCGAATGGTTCGACAGAATCATCGACAAAATGCAAGCCGCCGGAATCCATGTGATTCTGGATATTCCGGGGCCGCCTGCTCCGATCTGGCTTCACCGCGCCTATCCCGGTGTCGATATCGTCAATCAGTCCGGCGACCGCGTTCCTCCCGCCGAGCGCTACATGGACGATATCTCCGATCCGGACTACCGTCGCGAAGTTGCTATCCTGGGCGAGGCGATGATGAAGCGCTATGCTCGTCATCCCGCCTTGATCGCCGTTGGATACGACAACGAGATCGGCAATGGGTACATGTCGTATTCTCCCGCGGACCGGTTGCGCTTTATCGGGTGGCTCAAGAACAAGTACGGCTCCATCGACGCGCTCAACAAGGCATGGGCGACGCAACGCTGGTCCCGCCGCCTGGCGAGCTTCGATGATGTCGACCTTCCGTTGGCAGACGGTCCCGGGCCTTCGGAGCGCTTCCTCGATCTGCACAGATTCTGGTCCGACACCACGGTTTCTCTCCTAGCAGGCCTTGACCAAGAGCGAAGGCGGATCGCTCCCGATCTTCCGGCGATCTCGAATCTCTGGGACAATGCTCCCCGCAGAGGCTTCGACTATCTCAGCACCTATAAGTCATACGTATCGTACGGCGCGGAGGGCTTTTATCCGGGAGACCCGGTCAGTGGGGCTTTCGGAGCGACCATGGTCAAAGGAGATCTACCGACGCCGATCTGGTTCAACGAATTTACGGCGGGGGGCGGCGGCTTCTATGGCACGCCCGGGCGAAGCCGCATGTACGCGTACCTCGGTCTCCTGCTCGGTTCGCAAGCCACACTCGCCTGGACCTTCAACAGTCATCTCGGTGGCGAGGAACAGGCATTGTTCGGCCTGATCGACCATGACAATACCCCGTCTTGGAAGCTCGACGAGTTCGCGCACATTGCCAGCGACTTCAAGCGGCTGCAGACGCTTGGCTTCCCTCGCTATCCTCGTCCCGAGGTGGCGATCGCATACTCGTTCGCCTCCTTTGTCGACTCCCATCCCAACGGGCCGTCCAACACCACGCTGCAATACTTCAAATACCCCTATACAGACCAGGTGCAGGGGGCCTTCGCGCCGCTCTTCCGAGACAACATGGATGTCAGCATCATCAACGTCGGCCATGCCGATCTGACTCCTTACAAACTCGTCGTCGTGCCCGCGGATTTTGTTATGGACGAGGCCAGCGCGACCGCCCTGCGAGAGTATGTGCGCGCAGGCGGCGCGGTGCTTATGACCGCGTTCTCCGCCAAGGTGGATGAACATGGCCAATGGTTTAACACGCCGCTCCCGGGCCGCTTGAGCGACGTGTTCGGTATCAAGGTGAATGCTTTTTACGAGACACCAAAACCTCTCAGCTATGAACTGGACGGAAAGAGCTACCAGACCGATGTTCGCTTTTACGAAGTGCCTGAACCGTCCACAGCGACTACGCTCGCACGCTTCAAGGACCTTCCGGCCGATGTGCCGGCCATCACGATCAATCAGTTCGGAAAGGGCAAGGCGCTTTATATCGCGATGCCAGCCAGCGACAAAGTCATGCAGCCGATCTTGAACCAGCTGATCGCGACCCTTAGTCTTCATCGGGGGCCCGAAACCCCGGAAGGTGTCTATGCCCGAAGCGTGCAGGGCCGGACCCTGTATGTGAACAGCACTGCCTCCTCGCAGAGCATTCCTCTACCGGGTTTGTTCCATGCCACTCTCTCAGACCGCGACATGCATGACACTCTTCAGCTGAAGTCGTTTGAAGTGGAACTAGTCCAAACAAAAAATAATGACGCGCTAATGCAGGCCAAACCTAATGCAGGCCAAACAAAGATCGGCGAATGA